A region of Lycium barbarum isolate Lr01 chromosome 1, ASM1917538v2, whole genome shotgun sequence DNA encodes the following proteins:
- the LOC132615520 gene encoding uncharacterized protein LOC132615520 — translation MSSENELPIVNTEERQGHGQHESTVVEENRLLRQRIVGMLQEGSNGRQPPQAIPSFSDITPMEHAYTQASLSMSEDLVYLSGFAHGLGDYTNLPNITETSTSRFPRVQITTDIQGIATAPPVYTFSQPNPMVVTTTVPVDMIPQPTMVQRQNHVSQFVTRQDQYYPSDFTFMGPDPHHSISQFNSLIDIERPAKNGEHEDMAGKMKSLEQAMKNLQGLGGYKSVSFRDLCMFPDVHLPLGFKVPKFDKYDGQGDPMAHLKRYCNQLRGARGKQELLMAYFGESLTGLASEWFIDQDFTKWHIWDDMAQEFVQQFQYNIDLVPDKKSLINLKKKTTENFREFAIRWLEQAARLRPPLKESEVMETFIQAQDEEYYQHMLPALGKSFVEAIKIGEMIEDGIRTRRIVSFVTFKSTTHASESQSKNLGIERDGNSDVAMIGSGQGQGPRGRHRQYTQHQRRSPNYTQWRAATPQNPHPSPQNFQASYNPHSRQEYGKRQRPRDNFTPIGESYTSVFQKLRHLGMITPLLGYTPDPHSKSFDPTVRCAYHSNIQGHSTEDCRTLKREIERMIQEKLIVVQDSDTPSVAENSLMAWDDAHFVAMSALAKGTQNLFVEDNVFDIGEGSSSVDMQLSG, via the coding sequence ATGTCGAGTGAAAATGAACTCCCAATAGTCAATACTGAGGAAAGACAAGGACATGGTCAACATGAATCAACCGTTGTTGAGGAAAATAGGTTGTTGAGGCAACGTATAGTGGGGATGTTACAAGAAGGGTCGAATGGTAGGCAACCGCCCCAGGCAATCCCTAGTTTTTCTGACATCACGCCTATGGAACATGCATATACTCAGGCCTCACTCTCCATGTCAGAAGATCTAGTGTACCTTTCTGGGTTTGCTCATGGTCTGGGTGACTATACCAATTTGCCTAACATCACTGAAACCTCCACAAGTCGTTTTCCAAGGGTGCAAATCACGACTGATATTCAGGGTATCGCAACAGCGCCGCCCGTTTATACGTTCTCGCAGCCTAATCCTATGGTTGTGACAACTACTGTGCCAGTTGACATGATTCCCCAACCCACTATGGTGCAAAGACAAAATCATGTGTCACAATTTGTTACCCGTCAAGATCAGTACTACCCTTCGGATTTCACATTCATGGGCCCAGATCCTCATCACTCTATTTCACAGTTTAATTCTCTTATTGACATTGAGAGACCGGCGAAAAATGGTGAACATGAGGACATGGCTGGAAAAATGAAAAGCCTGGAACAAGCTATGAAGAACTTACAAGGATTGGGAGGTTATAAAAGTGTCTCGTTTAGAGATTTGTGTATGTTTCCCGACGTTCATCTACCTCTCGGATTCAAGGTCCCGAAGTTTGACAAATACGATGGACAGGGTGATCCTATGGCCCACTTGAAGAGGTATTGTAATCAATTGAGAGGAGCTAGGGGTAAGCAAGAGTTGCTTATGGCCTACTTCGGTGAGAGTTTGACGGGTTTAGCCTCAGAATGGTTCATTGATCAAGACTTTACTAAGTGGCATATTTGGGACGACATGGCTCAAGAATTTGTGCAGCAATTCCAATACAATATAGACTTAGTTCCTGACAAGAAGTCTCTGAtcaatttgaagaagaaaactacagaaaatttcagggaattTGCCATCAGGTGGCTGGAGCAGGCTGCAAGGTTGAGACCACCGCTGAAAGAAAGCGAGGTTATGGAGACTTTTATCCAAGCACAAGATGAAGAATATTATCAGCACATGCTCCCTGCCTTAGGCAAATCATTTGTTGAAGCCATCAAAATAGGGGAGATGATAGAAGATGGGATTAGAACAAGACGTATTGTGAGTTTTGTTACCTTTAAATCCACCACACATGCAAGTGAAAGTCAGTCAAAAAATCTGGGGATAGAGAGGGATGGAAATTCTGATGTTGCAATGATTGGATCTGGACAAGGTCAAGGTCCGAGGGGCCGCCATCGTCAATATACTCAGCATCAACGTCGATCACCAAATTACACACAATGGCGAGCAGCAACACCACAAAACCCTCATCCGTCTCCACAAAATTTTCAAGCATCATACAATCCCCATTCGAGGCAGGAGTACGGCAAGAGACAAAGGCCAAGGGATAATTTCACACCCATTGGAGAATCTTATACGAGCGTGTTCCAGAAATTGAGACATTTGGGCATGATCACTCCTCTACTCGGGTATACTCCTGACCCacattcaaaaagttttgatccCACCGTACGATGTGCTTATCATTCTAATATTCAGGGACACAGTACTGAAGACTGTCGCActttaaaaagagaaatagaaAGAATGATTCAAGAAAAACTGATTGTGGTACAGGACAGCGACACTCCAAGCGTCGCAGAGAATTCTTTAATGGCATGGGATGATGCACACTTCGTAGCAATGAGCGCGTTGGCCAAAGGGACCCAGAACCTATTTGTTGAGGATAATGTATTCGATATTGGTGAAGGTTCTAGTAGTGTTGATATGCAACTTAGTGGCTAA
- the LOC132611905 gene encoding (2Z,6Z)-farnesyl diphosphate synthase CPT6, chloroplastic-like — MSSFLMCQTKLLPIYNNSYNLGFQSSNSSASVRSIQLHPELIPKHVAIIMDGHRRWAKARGLPVQEGHKFITPNLKNICNVSSKLGIEVLTAFAFSTENLNRSKEEVDFLMQLFEEFFQEFMRFGVRVSVIGDKPRLSITLQKSIELTEEATKANEGLHLMMALNYGGHYDMLQATKCIASKLKDGLLKLEDIDNKLFEQELSTKCAKFPKPDLLIRTGGEQRISNFLLWQLAYSEMYFTNTLFPDFGEEDLKEAVLSFQRRHRRFGGHTY; from the exons ATGAGCTCTTTTTTAATGTGCCAGACCAAGCTCCTCCCAATATACAACAACTCTTATAATTTGGGTTTTCAATCATCGAATTCATCAGCATCTGTGCGTAGTATCCAACTTCATCCAGAGCTTATCCCTAAACATGTAGCTATAATAATGGACGGCCACAGGAGATGGGCTAAGGCTAGAGGCCTACCGGTGCAAGAGGGTCACAAATTTATTACTCCGAATCTTAAAAATATTTGTAACGTTTCCTCCAAACTCGGAATAGAAGTTCTCACTGCTTTTGCTTTCTCCACTGAAAACCTTAATCGTTCCAAG GAGGAGGTTGATTTCTTGATGCAACTGTTCGAAGAGTTCTTTCAAGAATTTATGAG GTTTGGGGTACGAGTATCTGTTATTGGAGATAAACCTAGACTTTCCATAACTTTACAGAAAAGCATCGAGTTAACAGAGGAGGCCACCAAAGCCAATGAAGGACTGCATCTTATGATGGCACTAAATTATGGAGGACATTATGACATGTTACAGGCAACCAAGTGCATTGCCAGTAAATTAAAGGATGGCCTTCTTAAGTTAGAGGATATTGACAATAAATTATTTGAGCAAGAACTCTCTACTAAGTGCGCCAAGTTCCCCAAACCTGATTTACTAATAAGGACTGGTGGAGAACAAAGAATCAGTAACTTCTTATTGTGGCAGCTCGCTTATTCTGAAATGTACTTCACAAATACACTATTTCCTGATTTTGGAGAAGAAGATCTGAAGGAGGCCGTACTTTCCTTTCAACGAAGACACAGACGTTTTGGTGGACACACATATTGA
- the LOC132641592 gene encoding pentatricopeptide repeat-containing protein At5g15340, mitochondrial: MICTLSLLARHYRTLIRSCAQYLSLDVGTKLHASIITTGLQTFPNTYLRNALLQMYAACGCAVYARKVFHEIPLSCKDTVDWTTLMGCYARGGFPRDALKLFAEMRRSDVLIDEFAMVTVFLASAKLGCEEFGVQGHGCMVKMGFNSSVKACNAVMDMYVKCGLIDETRRVFNEMEEKSLVSWTVLLGGVVKWEGFENARLLFDQMVERNKVAWTIMITAYIENGLTKEAFGLLRGMVFECGFELNFVTFCSWLSACAQSGNVMVGKWVHVYALKMMKHEMDIMVATALINMYAKCGRIDDAFRVFKVMPRKNVITWNAMLSGMAMQGKGDMVLDLFAQMIREVKPDDVTFTAVLSACSHSGLVDQGRHFFYSLESTYGIKPSVEHYSCVVDLLGRAGHLEEAESIIRGMAIPPNEVVLGSLLGSCSVHKNLKLGECLMKELVQMYPNNTEYHVLLSNMYSLAGKDDKANSIRVALRSRGVRKVPGMSSIYVGGQIHRFSAGDKLHLQSQEIYTMLDEMIQKIRVAGYVPDTACQKFSGLDFGQEEKEQALFSHSEKLAVCFGLISTQAGTPLYIFKNLRICQDCHSAMKIVSKVYNREIVIRDRSRFHCFKLGSCSCSDFW; the protein is encoded by the coding sequence ATGATATGTACTCTCTCATTGCTAGCTCGCCACTATCGGACCCTTATAAGAAGTTGCGCTCAATATTTATCTTTGGATGTTGGTACGAAGCTCCACGCTTCCATCATCACCACTGGTCTCCAAACATTCCCAAACACATATCTCCGTAATGCTCTTCTTCAAATGTATGCAGCTTGCGGGTGCGCTGTCTATGCTCGCAAGGTGTTCCATGAAATTCCTCTGTCATGCAAAGACACTGTCGACTGGACAACCTTGATGGGTTGCTATGCACGTGGAGGGTTTCCAAGGGATGCACTCAAGTTGTTTGCTGAAATGCGGAGGAGTGATGTTTTGATTGATGAGTTTGCGATGGTTACTGTATTCCTCGCGAGCGCGAAACTGGGATGTGAAGAGTTTGGGGTTCAGGGTCATGGTTGTATGGTTAAAATGGGGTTTAATTCGAGTGTTAAAGCGTGTAATGctgttatggatatgtatgtgaAATGCGGCTTAATTGATGAAACAAGAAGGGTTTTTAATGAGATGGAAGAAAAGAGTCTTGTTTCTTGGACGGTGCTTTTGGGTGGAGTGGTGAAGTGGGAAGGTTTTGAAAATGCGAGGTTGTTGTTTGATCAGATGGTTGAGAGGAATAAAGTGGCGTGGACGATAATGATTACAGCGTATATTGAGAACGGTTTAACGAAGGAAGCTTTTGGGCTTCTACGTGGAATGGTGTTTGAATGTGGATTTGAGTTGAATTTCGTGACGTTTTGTTCGTGGTTATCAGCTTGTGCACAGTCGGGAAATGTGATGGTGGGTAAATGGGTACACGTGTATGCTTTGAAGATGATGAAACATGAAATGGATATAATGGTGGCGACAGCGTTGATTAATATGTATGCTAAATGTGGCAGGATTGATGATGCGTTTCGAGTTTTCAAGGTGATGCCTCGAAAGAACGTGATTACATGGAATGCCATGCTAAGTGGAATGGCAATGCAGGGAAAGGGAGATATGGTATTGGATTTGTTTGCTCAGATGATTAGAGAGGTCAAACCGGACGATGTAACGTTTACAGCTGTATTAAGTGCTTGCAGTCACTCAGGTTTGGTTGATCAAGGTCGGCATTTTTTCTATAGCCTTGAATCGACATATGGAATAAAGCCTTCTGTAGAGCACTATTCTTGCGTTGTGGATCTTTTGGGTCGGGCAGGACATCTTGAAGAAGCAGAGTCCATAATCAGGGGAATGGCAATTCCCCCCAATGAAGTTGTGTTGGGATCACTATTAGGGTCCTGCAGTGTCCATAAGAACCTCAAGCTAGGGGAATGCCTAATGAAAGAGCTGGTCCAAATGTATCCTAATAATACCGAATATCATGTCTTGCTTTCGAATATGTACTCTTTAGCTGGAAAAGATGACAAGGCAAATTCTATCCGAGTAGCTCTTAGAAGCAGAGGCGTCAGAAAAGTGCCTGGTATGAGTTCGATTTATGTTGGTGGTCAAATCCATCGCTTCAGTGCAGGGGATAAATTGCATCTGCAAAGTCAAGAGATATATACGATGTTGGATGAGATGATTCAAAAAATAAGAGTGGCTGGTTATGTACCAGACACAGCCTGCCAAAAGTTTTCAGGATTGGACTTTGGCCAGGAGGAGAAGGAACAGGCGTTGTTCTCTCACAGCGAGAAGCTGGCTGTTTGTTTTGGGCTCATAAGCACACAAGCTGGCACGCCTCTTTACATTTTCAAGAATTTAAGGATATGCCAAGATTGTCATTCAGCCATGAAGATCGTTTCCAAAGTATATAATAGAGAAATTGTAATAAGAGATCGTAGTCGCTTTCACTGTTTCAAGCTAGGTTCATGCTCTTGTTCTGACTTTTGGTGA